GATGAATTGTCCAAGCCCGGACTTCGTCGGAGCCAACGGTAAAATAAGATATGAGGTCCAGGTGAGCATAAGCTGCCCGGGCCAGGCGAGCCACCCCAGATTCGCTCACCCCTAGATCTTCCAAGAATACCAGTCGTTCATCGGCCGGGAGTTGACTTATTTCTTCTTCCAGCGGCGCACAAACCATCAGCAGAGGCAGGTGATGCTCTCGTGTATAAGCCGTAAGTTCCGCCTGTCCCAAGGCATTGTTACTGCTCAGCCCTTCTTCCGATGTATTGAGCACGGCCAGCATCGGTTTTTCCGTATACAACCCATAATTTCTCAGAGCCAGCTTTTCCTCAACGCTATACTCCTGACTGCTCACCGGCTGCTCATTCTCCAAGGCCTCTCGGGCCTTAAGTAGCGCTTCCGGTTCGCTGGGTAGGATATTAGCTGCCTTGGAGTTCTTGGCTAATCGTTCCAGACGCCGCTCCACCAGGCTCAAATCCGAGATTATCAGTTCTGTCAGCACATCCTCCAGATCAGTCACCGGGTGGGGTGAATCGGCCATCCCCATGGCCTCGTTCACAAACCCTCGCACAATAAGCACCAACGCATCTGTATCTTGAAGGGGGGCGGTATATTCCAGCGCCCCATTTTTGCCCAAACCAGGAATATCCACAATATTGATCCTGGCATAAGTGGTCTTTTGGGGCTCAAACAAATCACTAAGCACATCCACCCGTGTATCGGGAACCTTCGCCACCCCGGCGTGGCTAGCCCGTTCCTCGGCATAGGCCGCTGTGGTCACCCCTGCTCCGGTGAGCAAATTGAAAAAGGTG
Above is a genomic segment from Bacillota bacterium containing:
- the ychF gene encoding redox-regulated ATPase YchF; this translates as MKIGLLGLPLSGKTTFFNLLTGAGVTTAAYAEERASHAGVAKVPDTRVDVLSDLFEPQKTTYARINIVDIPGLGKNGALEYTAPLQDTDALVLIVRGFVNEAMGMADSPHPVTDLEDVLTELIISDLSLVERRLERLAKNSKAANILPSEPEALLKAREALENEQPVSSQEYSVEEKLALRNYGLYTEKPMLAVLNTSEEGLSSNNALGQAELTAYTREHHLPLLMVCAPLEEEISQLPADERLVFLEDLGVSESGVARLARAAYAHLDLISYFTVGSDEVRAWTIHRGTRARQAAGKIHSDIERGFIRAEVVSYEDMVREKTVAKLREKGLLRLEGKDYVVQDGDIISFRFNV